CTGCTCGCAGACCGCCGCGCGAAAGCCGCGCGCAATCAACTTCGCCAAATACTGGTCGAGTTGATGATGCGGAAAGCCAGCCATCGGGATCGGATTTTCACCCTTGTCCCGACTCGTGAGCGACAGCCCCAACTCCCGCGCCGCCGTCTTCGCATCTTCGTGAAACAGCTCGTAGAAGTCCCCCATCCGAA
The Candidatus Hydrogenedentota bacterium DNA segment above includes these coding regions:
- a CDS encoding DNA mismatch repair protein MutS, giving the protein MALSPMMQQYHDAKQAAGDALLLFRMGDFYELFHEDAKTAARELGLSLTSRDKGENPIPMAGFPHHQLDQYLAKLIARGFRAAVCEQ